One Aegilops tauschii subsp. strangulata cultivar AL8/78 chromosome 7, Aet v6.0, whole genome shotgun sequence genomic window carries:
- the LOC109785680 gene encoding uncharacterized protein, which produces MAARALTAAGRRVAGRTGTTPLLASRRNGVSMNHSSASARREEEQYQDVRTAAAAMTGAQVEAALNRKNVEVLQGEEDHVATVLPDETIGGSLDGGEDASWVPDQDTGVFGPAHVDTHGGGSAAAPPHLFGGATAATAEGSAASSSDQDTGAFVPADADADTDTHGGGARPAPPHLYGGVGGTASVLDQAVFVREEDIEDVEKPAAIDMGNANADVNGSIKNY; this is translated from the exons ATGGCCGCGCGAGCACTgaccgccgccggccgccgggTGGCCGGCCGGACCGGGACGACGCCTCTTCTCGCCTCCCGCAG GAACGGAGTCAGCATGAACCACTCCTCGGCCAGCGCGCGGCGGGAGGAGGAGCAGTACCAGGACGTCCGCACCGCCGCTGCGGCGATGACGGGGGCGCAGGTGGAGGCCGCGCTCAACCGCAAGAACGTCGAGGTGCTCCAGGGCGAGGAGGACCACGTCGCCACGGTGCTGCCGGACGAGACCATCGGCGGGTCGCTTGACGGTGGCGAGGACGCGTCGTGGGTGCCCGACCAGGATACGGGCGTCTTCGGCCCCGCCCACGTCGACACccacggcggcggctcggctgcCGCTCCACCGCACCTGTTCGGAGGTGCCACGGCGGCCACCGCGGAGGGGTCAGCGGCGTCTTCGTCTGATCAGGACACGGGCGCCTTCGTCCccgccgatgccgacgccgacaCTGACAcccacggcggcggcgcgcgtcCCGCCCCACCGCACCTGTACGGAGGCGTGGGCGGGACGGCGTCGGTGCTGGACCAGGCGGTGTTCGTCCGGGAGGAGGACATAGAGGACGTCGAGAAGCCCGCCGCCATCGACATGGGCAATGCCAACGCAGACGTCAACGGCAGCATCAAGAACTACTAG
- the LOC109785681 gene encoding GDSL esterase/lipase At5g62930, with translation MAVPGSCPSTVAPSAGHPPICLADASGGAGSQDMLRPHLVLFGDSITEQSFRPGGWGAALADTYSRKADIVVRGYGGYNSRWALFLIQRIFPLVGLPPVATTIFFGANDAALPGRTSQRQHVPVEEYRQNLKTIVNHLKDCSKSMVILLITPPPIDEDGRERYARSQYGEDARRLPERTNEMAGVYAGQCIELAKEMDVQCVDLWSKMQATEGWQKLYLSDGLHLTPEGNALVHKEVVQTLRGAGLKAEDMPHDFPHHSKIDGVHPERAFQ, from the exons ATGGCGGTGCCTGGATCCTGCCCCTCGACGGTGGCTCCGTCTGCTGGCCACCCTCCCATCTGCCTCGCCGATGCTTCAG GGGGAGCGGGATCCCAAGACATGCTGCGGCCGCATCTGGTGCTCTTCGGTGACTCCATCACCGAGCAGTCCTTCCGCCCCGGCGGGTGGGGAGCGGCCCTCGCCGACACCTACTCCCGCAAG GCCGATATTGTTGTCAGAGGCTATGGTGGGTACAACTCAAGATGGGCTCTGTTCCTGATCCAGCGCATTTTCCCCCTG GTTGGCTTGCCACCCGTTGCGACCACTATATTCTTTGGTGCTAATGATGCAGCGCTTCCAGGACGAACAAGTCAGCGGCAACATGTTCCAGTTGAGGAGTACAGACAGAATCTCAAAACAATTGTTAATCATCTGAAG GATTGTTCCAAGTCCATGGTAATTTTGCTTATCACTCCACCTCCTATCGATGAAGATGGAAGAGAAAGATATGCACG ATCACAGTATGGAGAAGATGCGAGGAGGCTCCCTGAAAGGACAAATGAAATGGCTGGCGTCTATGCAGGTCAATGCATAGAACTTGCCAAAGAAATGGATGTACAGTGTGTTGATCTTTGGTCAAAGATGCAAGCCACTGAAGGTTGGCAGAAACTTTACTTAAG TGATGGACTGCATCTGACGCCGGAAGGAAACGCTCTGGTCCACAAGGAGGTCGTCCAGACCTTGAGAGGCGCTGGTCTGAAAGCTGAAGATATGCCACATGACTTCCCCCATCATTCCAAAATCGATGGGGTTCACCCGGAAAGGGCCTTCCAGTGA